Proteins encoded in a region of the Vicia villosa cultivar HV-30 ecotype Madison, WI linkage group LG5, Vvil1.0, whole genome shotgun sequence genome:
- the LOC131606173 gene encoding uncharacterized protein LOC131606173: MTYSKQDTQNYVVIRPCICLLWTVILAAFVTAAFLLWPVDPEIEMEKLSVKRAKVHPLPPLSATVWLSVAVKVHNKVLCWMDLVEVDVGIKYRGQKLGHVVTEGWHVTGWGSAHVFGDLEFGGLPSPEVAHFMQDMGRGRVQFHTAVEVVGNLGLFFFRFPNVFKVKLSCEVLVDTKTHTIINQHCIVKD, encoded by the exons ATGACATACTCAAAACAAGACACTCAAAACTACGTTGTCATTCGACCATGCATCTGTCTATTATGGACAGTAATCCTAGCAGCATTCGTAACAGCAGCTTTCCTACTATGGCCAGTTGATCCCGAAATCGAAATGGAGAAGCTATCGGTGAAGCGAGCCAAGGTTCACCCTCTACCGCCGTTAAGCGCCACCGTGTGGCTATCAGTGGCGGTGAAAGTTCATAACAAGGTTCTGTGTTGGATGGACCTGGTGGAGGTTGACGTCGGAATTAAGTATCGTGGACAGAAGCTTGGTCATGTGGTGACGGAGGGATGGCATGTGACGGGATGGGGTTCGGCTCATGTGTTTGGTGATCTTGAGTTTGGTGGACTGCCGTCTCCTGAAGTGGCACATTTTATGCAGGATATGGGGAGGGGGAGGGTCCAGTTTCATACTGCGGTTGAAGTTGTGGGGAATCTTGGACTTTTTTTCTTTCGCTTCCCTAACGTTTTCAAG GTAAAGCTATCATGTGAGGTATTGGTGGATACAAAAACCCATACCATTATAAATCAACATTGTATAGTAAAG GATTAA